From the Manis javanica isolate MJ-LG chromosome 13, MJ_LKY, whole genome shotgun sequence genome, one window contains:
- the SFT2D1 gene encoding vesicle transport protein SFT2A isoform X4, translating into MTCVRGSIHPTRNCCSAAVSRLRLMGAATAEILAVVTRRGSTSLRDRVHSAGCAARSPAGPEARMRMRAAGTAAPARPTRETRTSGCSQGLSSGLLVAPLRPGAGHGEAAAGPERPGRRGAGPDLAGFPSYSMRTSPPLL; encoded by the exons ATGACCTGCGTCCGTGGGTCTATCCACCCAACACGCAACTGCTGTTCGGCCGCGGTGTCGCGACTGCGGCTGATGGGAGCAGCGACTGCTGAAATCCTTGCAGTGGTGACCCGCAGGGGTTCCACGTCCCTGCGTGACCGCGTCCACTCAGCCGGTTGCGCGGCGCGGAGTCCGGCCGGCCCGGAGGCCCGCATGCGCATGCGCGCTGCGGGGACAGCTGCGCCTGCGCGCCCGACGCGGGAGACCCGGACTTCCGGTTGTTCTCAGGGCTTGAGTTCAGGGCTTCTGGTGGCGCCGCTGCGCCCCGGGGCAGGACATGGAGAAGCTGCGGCGGGTCCTGAGCGGCCAGGACGACGAGGAGCAGGGCCTGACCTCGCAG GATTCCCAAGTTACTCTATGAG aacctcaccccccctgctttga
- the SFT2D1 gene encoding vesicle transport protein SFT2A isoform X3: MTCVRGSIHPTRNCCSAAVSRLRLMGAATAEILAVVTRRGSTSLRDRVHSAGCAARSPAGPEARMRMRAAGTAAPARPTRETRTSGCSQGLSSGLLVAPLRPGAGHGEAAAGPERPGRRGAGPDLAGFPSYSMRSWMPRPLVSTPG; the protein is encoded by the exons ATGACCTGCGTCCGTGGGTCTATCCACCCAACACGCAACTGCTGTTCGGCCGCGGTGTCGCGACTGCGGCTGATGGGAGCAGCGACTGCTGAAATCCTTGCAGTGGTGACCCGCAGGGGTTCCACGTCCCTGCGTGACCGCGTCCACTCAGCCGGTTGCGCGGCGCGGAGTCCGGCCGGCCCGGAGGCCCGCATGCGCATGCGCGCTGCGGGGACAGCTGCGCCTGCGCGCCCGACGCGGGAGACCCGGACTTCCGGTTGTTCTCAGGGCTTGAGTTCAGGGCTTCTGGTGGCGCCGCTGCGCCCCGGGGCAGGACATGGAGAAGCTGCGGCGGGTCCTGAGCGGCCAGGACGACGAGGAGCAGGGCCTGACCTCGCAG GATTCCCAAGTTACTCTATGAG